The proteins below are encoded in one region of Pantoea sp. At-9b:
- a CDS encoding ABC transporter ATP-binding protein: protein MSEMLLELRDVHVNFPLRRNWLGRITEQAHALNGLDLQLKRGETLGIVGESGCGKSTLAQLLMGMLQPQQGQCQRAAPASGTMQMVFQDPLSSLDPRLPVWRIITEPVWIQQRMKAAARRQLAAELAQRVGIRPEYLDRLPHAFSGGQRQRIAIARALSSNPQIIVLDEPTSALDISVQAQILNLLVTLQQQRNLTYVLISHNVSVVRHMSDRVAVMYLGQIVELGKADQVLTRPQHPYTQLLLASVPDIHQPLAEHIALRKTDLPGNRVLPDGCYFRDRCPLAQQACGTPQPLRVVAEERAVRCWQVE, encoded by the coding sequence ATGTCTGAGATGCTGCTGGAACTGCGCGATGTGCACGTGAATTTCCCGCTGCGCCGCAACTGGCTGGGGCGTATCACCGAACAGGCCCATGCCCTGAATGGCCTCGATTTGCAGCTAAAACGCGGTGAAACGCTGGGTATTGTCGGCGAATCGGGTTGCGGCAAAAGTACCCTCGCCCAGCTATTGATGGGGATGTTGCAACCGCAGCAGGGCCAGTGCCAGCGCGCCGCCCCCGCATCGGGCACCATGCAAATGGTGTTTCAGGACCCGCTGTCATCACTCGATCCGCGCTTACCGGTGTGGCGTATCATCACCGAACCAGTGTGGATTCAGCAGCGCATGAAAGCGGCGGCGCGCCGCCAGCTGGCAGCAGAGCTAGCGCAACGGGTGGGGATTCGCCCGGAATACCTTGATCGCCTGCCGCACGCCTTCTCCGGGGGGCAGCGCCAGCGAATCGCCATTGCCCGCGCCCTCTCCTCCAATCCGCAGATTATCGTGTTGGATGAACCGACCTCCGCGCTGGATATCTCGGTACAGGCGCAGATCCTCAATCTGTTGGTCACGCTCCAGCAGCAGCGCAATCTGACTTACGTACTGATTTCGCATAACGTCTCAGTGGTGCGTCATATGAGCGATCGCGTGGCGGTGATGTATCTCGGGCAGATTGTTGAACTGGGCAAAGCAGACCAGGTCCTGACGCGCCCACAGCATCCCTATACGCAGCTGTTGCTGGCCTCAGTGCCTGACATCCATCAACCGCTGGCGGAACATATCGCGTTACGCAAAACGGATTTGCCGGGTAACCGTGTGTTACCCGACGGCTGCTATTTTCGCGATCGCTGCCCGCTGGCACAGCAGGCTTGTGGCACCCCTCAGCCATTGCGGGTAGTGGCAGAAGAACGCGCGGTGCGCTGCTGGCAGGTGGAATAA